The nucleotide sequence AAAACTGGCGCAAGCTGCATTCATCCCCCTGAAAAGGGGGAAGACAAGGGGGTTTTCTGTCTTATTTCTGTAGCAACGACAAAAACGGTGTCGCGTCCGGCGGCTGCCGGACTTGCCACCGGACTCCATATCACTTCATGTCGCACATTCGAGTTCGTCGGCAAAGTGTAGCGGCGGCGGTGCTTCTTATCCGTGGTAAAAACAATTTTAATGCGTAAGGTTGACCGATGCTGGATCTGTCTCGACATCCGAAGGCTGCCGGGGGGAGGATGTGCATTTGTTTCCAATAATCAAAGCAGGTGAACGGTTTGAATGCGCCGCACGATAAAGACGGAAAAAATCCGTCGAAATTCTGGAGCCTGCTTGCTCCGTACCTGCGGCCTTATCGCAAATGGATTGTGTTGTCGATCGCATTGAATGCCTTCCACGGCATCGCAATTTCCTTCCAGTTCCTGTTCCCGAAATATCTGATTGATGACGTGCTTCCCGCCGGGCAGGTCCCCAACGGCCATCCTTATCACAAGCTGGCGCTATTGCTCGCCGCTTATCTGGTTGCGTCGATCCTGTGCCGGATGCTGGCCTGGCACATTGGCTACCGTATTTTCACCTGGGTGCGCGAAAATGTGATCCTGAAAATCCGCGCGAATTTCTTCCGCCACATCAACGGCCTTTGCCTGCGCTTTCACGGAAAATACAACAGCGGCGAGCTGTTTAGCTACCTCTTCGGTTCTCCGCTGTCCCAGGTGCAGCAATATCTCCAGCAGATGGCGATGAACGGTCCCGGAGCGGTCCTGACGCTCGTTTCATCGATCATCTGGGTGTTTTTCTGGGATTGGATGATGACATTGGTACTGCTCGCATCCGTGGTCGCCGGGGTGTGGCTGATGTGGCGTACGCGAAAGCGCATGCAGAAATTGCACCGGGATTTTCAATTTGTGGAGAGCAACGTAAGCGGGCATGTGGCCGATCTCATTCGGGGATCGCGCGAGATCAAGCTCTATTCAATGGAGGCGCAGGTGATGGAGGATTTCCAGCTCCAGGCCGGCGTCATCAGCCGCAAAAGCGTGGAGCGCGACGTAAAATCGCACATGTATTACATGGAAACCGAAACCGCAACCTATCTTTTCTTTGCCTTGCTGTGCAGCGTCGGCGCCTGGCGTTATTTGAATGCCGGGTTGACCCTTGGCGAACTGCAGGCCTACCTGGGCGCCTTCATTGCGCTGCAAGGCCCCATGCAACAGCTTTTGCAAATCAGCTCCCTGCGCGGCGGAGCGCAGGCCAGCCTGGAAAGATTGAATGCCGTTCTCAACACGGTCAGTACCACCCCCGATCCCGATGGGCATGACCGGCAGGCGCCGGAACGCGGCGACATTGTTTTGCGCGACGTTCATTTTTCCTACGATCAAATACCGACGCTGAACGCCCTGAATCTCCGGATTCCGTATGGCCAGCGCCTTGCCTTGGTCGGAGCGTCGGGATCGGGCAAGAGTACGTTCGCGCAACTTCTGCTCCGCTTTTATGATCCCAACTCTGGAAGCATCGAGATCGGAGGAGTGGATATCCGGCACTGCACCGGAGCGCATCTGCGCCGGCGCTTCGGGGTGGTTCCACAGGATCCCTATTTTTTCCAGACGAACCTGCGCGACAATCTGCGGGTTGTGCGGCCGGATGCGGATGATGAGAGAATCCGGCGAGCCTGCGAACAGGCAAGCGCATGGGAGTTTATTTCCGCGATGCCGCGCGGACTGGATACTCCGGTTGGCGAGGGCGGCACAACACTCTCCGGCGGCCAGCGCCAGCGGCTGGCGATTGCGCGTGTCCTGCTGCTGGATCCGCCCTATTTCATTTTTGACGAGGCCACAAGCGCGCTGGATACCGTGAGCGAAAAGTTGATCCAGGAATCGCTCCATCGCGCCATGGCAGGACGCACGGTTATCTTTATCGCCCACCGCCTGGCTACGGTTAAGAATTGCGACCGGATCATAGTCCTGAACAAGGGCATTATCGCGCAGGACGGAACTTATGCCGAACTCTCAACACAGCCCGGCCATTTCCGCAACATGGTTGAGAGCGATAGTTTGCGAAGCTGAAAAAGGATTTCGCGCCTTATAACTTCACAGGCTGATTGCGCTTGTTGGACTCGAAGCACGAATCGAGAATTTTCTGGATTTCAGCGCCACGGATGAAATCGGGCTGGCCCTGCTTGTTGGCCCGGATGCTTGCGATGAAGCGCTGGTACATGTTCGGGACACGCGGCGCTTTGACATCCTTCCACTTGCATTTGTCGAGGTTGGCGCCGGAGCAAAGCCGGAATGTGTTGTCGGAGATCTCCGAGTTGAATTCAACTCCGCCCTTGGCGCCGAATATTTTCAGGGTGAGATTGTTGGCATGGCCGCCGGCCCAGCGGGTGGTGTGGATTACGCCGAGCGCGCCGTTGCCGAATTCAACATTGATCGTGGCGGAATCGTTGGCATCGAGCGTGTATTCGCCGATGCGGTTGCGCGGCGCCTTGTGGAATGCCTTGAGCCGGCAATAGACCTTCGAAATCGGGCCAACCGGGAATGTGGCGAAGTCGAGGATGTGTACACCGACATCGCCCAGAACGCCCTTGCTGCCGTGGCGGGACGAAAGCCGCCAGAGCAAGGCGGGAGTGTTATGCCAGTCACCCCAAACCTTGCTTGCGAGCCATGCTTGCAGGTAGCTGGCTTCGACATGGCGGATTTCACCGATCTCGCCGGATTGAATTACTTTGGCAATGCCGTGAATGGCGGGCCAGTTTCGATAGGAGAAGTTGACCATGTGGATGCGGCGCGCTTTGCGGGCGGCGGCAACCATGCGGGACGCGTCGGCGTGGTTGAGGGCCAGCGGTTTTTCGCAAAGGACATGCTTGCCCGCGCGCAGGCATTCGATGGCCAGATTGGCGTGGAAGGGATCCGGAGTGACAATGCTGACGGCATCGACTTCCACATTCTTGAGCAGATCCCCGGCCCGGGTGAAGATGCGGGGTATGTCGTGTTTTTCGGCGAAGGCCTTGACCCGCGCGGCATCGATGTCGGCGGCGGCGACAAGTTTGCAGCCGGGAATTTTGGCGAATTCGCCGGCATGGGTATTGGCCATGCCGCCGGTGCCGATGATGGCGATGCGTATGGTGGAGCTGCGTTTATTCATAAGTCGTCGGGAGAAAGTGAGCGCAGGATTGGTTGGTTAGGCTTTCCGGGATGGGATCGGTTCCAGTGCCGGGCTGTTCGGACAAATATCCGGGATATTGACAGTGGGGCGCGCCCAACGGACGGCATTGCTGATGACCTTTTGCACCATGGGATTGTGATAGGTGGGATAGGTTTCGTGGCCGGGGCGGAAATAGAAGACCCGCCCGTTGCCGCGGTACCAGGTGGCGCCGCTGCGGAAGACTTCCCCGCCGGTAAACCAGGAAATGAAAATGAGTTCGTCCGGGGCGGGGATGCCGAAAGGTTCGCCGTACATTTCCTCGGCTTCGAGTTCAAAGTGGTCGGGCACGCCTGCGGCAATCGGATGCTGGGGCAGGATGTTCCAGAACCGTTCCTTGTCGTTGTCTTCCCGCCATTTCAGCGAGCAGGTGGTTCCCATGAGCGCCTTGAAGATTTTGGCGTAGTGGCCGGAGTGGAGGACGATCAATCCCATGCCTTCGAGGACTCGGGTTTTTACCTTGGCGACAATGGCGTCCTGGACCTCTTGATGAGCCATGTGGCCCCACCAGATGAGGACGTCGGTTTCGGCCAGGACGGCGTCCGTCAGGCCGTGTTCGGGCTCGTCCAGAGTGGCGGTGCGGACGGAAACATCGGCATGAGGGCGCAGGAAAGCGGCGATGGTTTCGTGCATGCCTTTGGGGTAATGGGCGGCCACCTTTGGGTTTTTCTTTTCGTGGCGGTATTCGTTCCAGACAGTGATGCGGATGGGGGAGTTCATATTACTTTTCTGTTGGGTTGATTTATGGGTTGGACGTGCGGGTTTTCCAGCGCCTCGTATTTTGTGAGCGTATTCCGCGAACTCAAGAACCAAACTCCGAAGGCATACCGGACCGCGTTGTTGCGCAATGGGGGATAGCCCCCGGACCTTTTGCTTGCCGCTGTGCATGGCTCGAAGCAAAGTAAAGGCCTTATGTTCGAGCATCGCCACCAGAAACTGATTTCGAAACAGGAGTTCGCGCTCCGCATTTTTAAAAATCTCGTCGTTGCGCTTGCCATGATGTTCGCGGCGCTGCTGGTCGGGGTGCTGGGGTACCATCATTTCGCGAAATTTTCATGGGTTGATGCGTTCCTGGACGCGTCGATGATTCTCGGAGGCATGGGGCCTGTCGGCGAATTGCACAGTGACTCGGCGAAATTATTCGCGTCGTTTTATGCGTTGTTCAGCGGCATCTTTTTCATCGGCATCGCGGCGGTGCTGCTGGCGCCGCTGGTGCATCGCTTCATGCACCGTTTCCACCTCGAGACCGAGGAGGAAGAAAAAGGCTGCCAGCCTTTGTCAAAATAGGACTCCTGACCCCATCCCCCAAGACATCAACTCACGCCTGCGCTTCACAGCTTCATGCCCGTCACCGCTTGCTTCGACTGATTAATCCATTGTATTCCTCATGAGAACCGATCCATACCCATTCCACACCACCGGATACTTCGCGCCCGATGGCCCGATGATGATTCCCTACTCTGACCGAAAATCTTTGCCCGGAACCATAAAGTTTCTTGAAGTCCAAGGAGGAATGCTGCGGGTTTTGCTGCCAAATCCTGTAATTTTTGAGAGCGAGGGTTTGAACATGCCTGGGCAGTTCATTGTGGCATTTCCAAAACCTGGCACTGGCTTTGGAGGTCATTCCCGTTCCGGCCAGGGACGAAGAGCGCCCTTTTCCGCTTCTGCGTCGGCCTCAGTAAAGAGAAAATCCAGCTTGCCCGCCTTGGCATCGGCTTCAATCTGCCGGTCCCAGGCGTCTTCACGCCGATTAATCAGCCGATCCGTCAACTTCCAGAATTCAGATTCCGGCAATTCAGCTATCGCTTTTTCAATTTCTTCCACCGTGCTCATGGATAAACTCTATCCCGCTCCAAGAAAAAATCAAATCCAAGTAAACCCCCCGCAAGCTGCCAGACTTTGTCAAATTATGGCTCCTGACTCCATCCCCTTGCATTGCATTATGGAGAGATGGACTTTTTCTCAGCGAAAATCTGTTAGGTTGGTTGGATCTATCACGTCCCCTCTGGGATGTTTGTCGCTCGGTGGATTCTCATGATCCATTGTTGTGTTTGATTGTGGCTTATCCGCTGTATGGGCTTTTAGGTAACCGTCGATGTCGCTGTAAGGGAGAAACCAAAAGCCGACGTTGAATGGTTCAATACACAGGCCGTCTTTTGTGCCGAAGAATTGAATGCCGTTGGAGGGATAAATGGTCGTGTCGGGATGCTCGAACTGTCCCGGAGCCCACAGGGCGGGGGCATCGCTGGGCTTGACGCACAAATCCGCGCGTGCCTGGTCGTTGAGGTGAAAGACGAGCGGGATATGGCGCGGCGTTCGCCCCTGACCGAGGCGATAACACAGCAGGTCGTAAACTCCTCCCTTGATCTTCGGTTTCTTGAGGGCGAACAGCGTGTCCTCGTGAAAGGCGAGTTCGGTGTGGTAAAGAACTTCGTTGGGAGTGGCGTCCCATGCCGCCTGCGCGAACCACGACGGTAATTCCTTGATAGGTTGTGATCCTGGTGTCGGCTGCTTACGAAAGATCGGCTGCACGGGCGTCATCAACGGCTTCGGCTCTGTGGATTGCGGATCGAGAAGGACAATCTCGCCGCGCTGGTTGGTGACAATGGTCTTGCCGCAGGCGGTCGCTATCTGCCCGCCAAACGAACTGTCGAAAACGGGTTGCCATGGTCCGGGAGTTTCCTGCATGTAGAACGTACCCTCCTTTGTGGTCATGCACGGCTTGCCGCCGAGTCCGAGGAAAATATGCGCATAATAGAGCCGAGTGTTGTCGTCGAATTGATTTTGCGCGGGCTTCCGTCGCGTGCTGGAGAGCAGCGTCGTCGAGTCATGGTCCCAGTCATAGCGCATGATGGCGTTCTCGTTGCTGGCGAACTTGAAACTGACGAACAAATAGAGCGCGTTGCCGGCTCCATAAAGATCACCGCTGAAAAAATCGGGCAACGCGTGCGCGGCCCACGTCGCCGTTTGCGGATCGTAGCGCGCAATCTGGTGTGCAGCGGGTCCGCCTTTGCCATCGTGGCCATTGGTTTCCCACGTCGTGTAGAGCGCATCTGACGTGCGGACGAAGGAATGCGGATTTCGATTGGCGGGGAGCGGAATCGATTGTGTCTTGAAATCGGGGAGGAACACCCGCATTAATTCATCTGGACCGCCCGGTTTATTGTGGGAGAGCCAGATGCTCTCATCATCCATGGTGAGGATGTTCTCATAATAATAGCCGGGTGCAACCGACGCATACCGCCATGGATACCAGTACCGCGTTACGGTGAGCGCGTCAGCCTCGGGCGAAGGCAGCGGAGTTTCCACGGCGAGGTCGGGGAACTGGCGTTTGAAGGGAGCCTCGTAGTCGCGGCGGAATGTTCCCGAAACATTCCCCCCAGCTCGAGCTTTAAATGCTTGGTATTCCTTCCAAATCGAGGAGGCTTCGTCACGCGACCATCCCGCAGGTTTCCAGAGAATGGTTATCACGATTTCGTAAGGATGGAACGAATCACTATGGGCCAGGACGTAGTGCAAAAGCGGGAGACCGACTGCGGCGTTTCGGCGTCTCACCTCGTCAGGCAACCCGCGCGCGCAAGAGAGATCGGGGGGATAGCCGTTCTCCTGCGCGATGGTCTCGCGCTGGTTCCACAACTCGCCGAGGTAATCTTTGTAAGCGGCGTCGGCCACGGCGGGATCGCCCGAGGCAGACTGGATGAGCAGCAACCGCAAATGCGCGACGGGAGGGGTCTTGAGCGATTTGACGAACAGATCAAACTGCTTTTTCTGATCGTTCGTTGTTTTCAGGAAGCGCGGGCAAAAATCTTTGCCCTGTTCAAGCATCATACTGGGCAGCCAGTCGTTCGAGTTCGAGCAGACGACGCGCAGGGTCGCGAATTGCTCGTCCAGCGTGGCTGGCCATTCTTCGATGAAGAGGTTACGCATGGTGAGATGACCGAGCGAGTGATAGGGCCCCATCGACCCGTGTGCGGGGTCGAATTTCGTCAGCACGCGCAAGGCCTCGCGTACGCGATCCGATTGCGCCGGGTCCTCGCGGTCGAGCAGGGCGAGGATGTACGACGCAACCGGTACAATAACCGGTCCGGGATCGGGCGATGTCACCGCTTTGACCACCTCCGGGTCCGGAACGTAGCCGGGTGTTTTGCTGGATTCGTAGAAACGAACGGCGTCCTGGATCGAGCGGATGATCATGGCCGCTCGTTGGTCGGCGTGTTGAGCCGACGGACCGTCCGGCAAAATGATCCTTTCGTTTTCGATCTTCAAATCGTTCCCGGAAATCGCTCCGCAGACCTCGCTCCTTACGGCAAAAAGCTGCTGCGCCCTTTCGCCCAGCAGGTCTGCGCTGTCGAGAGCCTCCAGCGCAGCGTCGCTAACCTTGTGCTGCCAGCCCCAAATGCCTTCCAGTAAATATTCCCGCGCTTCCTTTTGGGGCTGCCAAGGCTGGGAATTGGCAGTGGTGCCGGTGGCTTTCTGGATTTCAACGACCATCTGTTCTGTGAGTCCATGAAGATTATTCATGGGTCCGTGGATTTCCAGCGGGGTCTGTTGGTTGTTGGGCGAACGCAAACGGAGATGAATCGCAACATCGCCTGTGCCCTGTGTCGGAAGGCTCAAAGTTCCATCGATGACGCAGACTCCCTGCAAAAGAGGCTGGGGCGTGGGCGAAAGGGAGTGCTCAAAGCCAAGCGACCAAGCATGTCGCCTTTCTAAAACCACATAATCGGGCAATGACGCGAGTCTGCTTTCCAGCAGCAGGGTCAGTTTTCGTTCAAGGACGGCGGAATCGGTTGTGGCATAGTCGGCTCGAAGATTCAACACGGAGATGGGGATGGCTTTTGTTGGATCGAGTTTGAGCTTGGGCGCATAACCCGTAACACGGTGCGCGATTGATTTGGCAAGTTCGGGCAGGTTGTCCTTGGGTGGCGATGGATCGTCGAACAGTGCGTAGCCCAGACCCACCGCAGTAAACCGGACTTGAAGGCCATCCGGTGTTTTGCTGATAAAGAGCAGGCCATCCGCGCCGACAAGTTTGCCCAGAGCTACTGCATCCTTCCCAGCCATCTGTTGCAACTTGAGTTCGTCAGCAACTTTGGCCAGTTCATCGCGTTCCAACAGAAGGATATTTGGATTGCCGGAGAGTTCGGTTGTTAGCAGCGCCGACAGATTTTGCTCATCCGCATCGCTGATTATGGCGATTCGCACCGACGCCGGATTGGCAGTGGCTGTTATCGCCAACACCATCAAGATCAGGACGCTTAAGATAACACGCATATAATTTCAGTTTGCCATGTGGACTTTTATTAACGAAAACTAGTCAGATCTCCTGGATCGACATCATTGCCTACGGTAGGTTTTGCCATTATTTTGGGAGTATTAATTGGGATTGTCGTCGACGTTACACTATCTGATTGAACCTTGAGATGAGCTTTAAAGTAAGCTTCGATGTGGGTGTACGGAACAAACCAAAAACCCACCCAGGGGAGCACAAGACAAAGCCCCTGTTTCGTTGCCTTCAATTCTGGTTCATATAGACGGTTAGGCTGCTCAATATCATCAAGCGACCAGCCGTTCGGCGCACGGCCCGGGTGTAGCGACAACGCAGCCTTGGCTGAGGCAGTCAGTTGCATCTTCAGGGGAATGCGCACGGGCTTGCGACCTCGCGCCTTGTCGTAGCAGAGCAATTCATAGCGGTTTTCGAACGTACTTGGCTTGAAGAGAATGAAGAGCCTGCCGTCGTGAAAGGCGACCGTTCTTTCATCCATTTGCTTTCTCTTGCCGGGAGGACAATCCCAGATTGTTTGGCTTGCCCACGGCGTTGTAACGGGGCTTGTCTTGGCCTTGCGATAGATAGGTTCGTCGGCCGCCATCCATGGAATCGGCGAGGGCATCTTCGGATCGATGAACATTGCTTCGCCTTCCCAGTTGAATACCAGGCTTTGGTCACCCACGGAGACCACATAATCATTGCACGCGCCATCGAAAACGGGTGGCCAGGTCCCAGGCGATTCCTGAATAAAGTACGTGCCATCGCCCGTCGTCACACTCGGTTTGTTTCCCGGCCCGGCAAAGATCGAGATGACTCGATAGGTGCTTGTGTCATCAAATTGATTCTGCGCGGGTCGCCGACGGTTATCGGCGAGGAGGGTAACTTTATCCGCGTCCCAGTTGTACTTAACCAAGCCTGACTCTGCCCCTTGGCGCGAACCCGTAGGGAGATAGATATCACCGTTTACCCCGTATAGATACTGCGAAGAATACGAAACCGGGAGATCGCGCTTCGTCCAGCTTGAGGTCGAAAAATCATAACGCGCGAGTTGTTGTCTGAGACCCTGCAGGGTCTCATCGCTTCCCATCGGCGCGTAAAGAGCCTGTGGGGTCCAAAGTAACCCCTGAATATACTTGCCGTCCATGGTATCAACGGTTTCTGTTTGCAGGTCCGGCAGGTGGATTTTGAAAATCCGCCCTTTTTCCAGGATATTAAGATAGCTGGCAACCCAGATTTGGTCGTTGGCCACGCTGGTGGCAGTAATGATGATATTATTATCGACTGGGGTGCTGGGTACCAGCCAGGGATGCCAAAACTGCGTGATGACAAGAGGCGGTGTGGAATTTGTGTCCGTCGCCGCATTCGCGTTAACTACGTTTGGGAACTTGCTTTTGAAGTAGTACATAATACTGTCCATCTCGGCGATAAAGGAGAGGTCGGGAAGGCCATGCTTTTGTATTACAACATCCGTACGCCGCTTTACGTAGTCCTGTTCTTCCTTCCAGATCGCCGAAGCGTCGGTCAAATCCGTTTCAGTGGGCTGCCATAGATTTTTCAATATGATAATGCCACTATTTCCGGGATGTTCCTCGTCCAGCACGGCATGAACGATGGGAAGCGACGCCTTGGCGTCCCGTCTCTTTACTTCGGAGGCAATATCCCAGACACTTTCCACAAGCGGCGAGTAGTCATTACATGTGGAAAGCTCTTGACGACTAGCTAGGAGATAGTTCAAGTATTCAAGGTAGGCGGCATCCGCTGTTGCCGCGTCTTTCACGTGCGTTTTCAAAACAAGATAAGTTCGTTTTGTATCAGGATTGTTTTTCAAGCTTTCCACAAAATCGTCAAATGCCTTCTCACGCTCCTTGGGAGTCGTCAGGAGTCGCGCGCAAAAAGTTTGAGATGGATCCTTCAGACTGTCTTTCGGGAGCGCCTGCTGATTGTCATTGCAAATCAGTCGAAGCCAGGCGATTTCTTCCTCGATAGTTTGCGCCCAATCGTCGGCGAAAATATAAGCCACGTTCTCACGAAGACTCACATTACCGGGCTGTACCGCACCCGACTTGCCATTCTGTGGATCATATCCCGTGAGAGTGCGTAGGGTGTGACGGAGTTCGTTTGCGCGTGGAGATTGCGCCCGTTCCAGCAGTACCAGAATTTTTGACGCCTTATACGAGACGGTGGCAATGGTCTGGGAGGTTTCTGGACCGTTGGACGGAGCGAGCTTTTCAGGTTTCGCTTCCAGCTTTTGGTCGCGATAGCGTACCGTTTCCGAAAGCGCACGCAAAATGACTTCCGTTTTAGCTGCCAAGGTGTCCGAATCGAAAGTCGGTTTGCCGTTAAGCTCGGGAGGATGCCATTTCTCCATGCCTTGTTCGGAGATTAAGCAGAGAATTTGGATGCGCAATGGAACAATCTTTTCGGGCGCTGCGCCGAGCAATTCGGCGCTATCGACTGCTTCCAACGCGGCAGCGGGAACATTCGCGCGTAAACCCCAGAGCGCCTCGCGCAAATATTCATTTGCCTCCGGGATCGCGGTCAGCCCGGAGTTCGAGAACGGTTGCCCCATATCTTTTTTGATTTCAGCAAGAATCTGGTCAACCAGCGCACCGAGATTTTTCGTGTCGCCCTGCAGCATTGTCTTCTTTTCATCTCCTCTTGGTTCTCGCAAACGTAACGCGACGGAGCAGGTGTCGCCCGGAGCGGCCATGCTGATCGTTCCATCGATGAGGTAGGCGCCCTTCAGCAGCGGCTTCGATGTGGCATTGAGCGAATGCTCGAAGCCCAGCGACCATGCATGCCTACGTTCAAGTACAACGTATTCAGGAACTGAAGTTAATCGACTTTCCAATAGCAAGGTCAGATTTCGTTCAACTTGAAGAGATTGGGCGGTGCCGTAATCAGCTCGAAGATTCAACACGGAGATGGGGATGGCTTTTGTTGGATCGAGTTTGAGCTTGGGCGCATAACCCGTAACACGGTGCGCGATTGATTTGGCAAGTTCGGGCAGGTTGTCCTTGGGTGGCGATGGATCGTCGAACAGTGCGTAGCCCAGACCCACCGCAGTAAACCGGACTTGAAGGCCATCCGGTGTTTTGCTGATAAAGAGCAGGCCATCCGCGCCGACAAGTTTGCCCAGAGCTACTGCATCCTTCCCAGCCATCTGTTGCAACTTGAGTTCGTCAGCAACTTTGGCCAGTTCATCGCGTTCCACCAAAAGGATATCTGGATTGCCGGAGAGTTCGGTTGTCAGGAGGGCGGCCAGATCTGCCGTTTCGGACGTGCTGATTACTGCAAGGCGACAGGATGCCGACGGAGCATGCGCTGTGATGGCGGGTTCTTCCGCCGCAATTACTAACTGTCCTTGACAAAAAATTATCGGGAACAACAGAAAAAGAAAATATTTCATGGATTTTTTGTAATGCTCTCGCGCTTCCCGGCAAGCCAGTCTGCTTTTTTTGATTCCAGAGCCGCGTTCGGAATGAACCAAAATCCATGGCACGGAGTTTCCAAAAGCAGTCCATGTCTGCTGGCAATCAATTTCAAGCTGTAAGAGGCTTTTTCCGGCGCTGCTATCGCATCCGCATTGAAAAGACTGCTGTTACCATTTTCAGAAATGGCTGCAATTGTTTTTCGTATATCATCAGGCAACTGAAAGGCGACGGGGATGCTCAGGCCATCGGAAGGCCCTCCTTTCCAATACCACAGAAGCTCGTAGCTTTGGCCTTCCTTGCGGTTTAGAATAAACAAATCCTCCGGACGGAAAGCTAGCGCATTATTCATCAACCATTGCGATGTCCAGCCGGTAGGTTTCCTCCATCCCCACTCCCACTCTCCTGGATTGGCGGCATCCAACCAGACTGTACTTCCTTCGGGGTTCACATGGATAACTATTCCATTTTTTCCAGCCAACAGGGCCTCGCCTTCACTCAAAATGCAATGCGGAGAATCCATGTCCATGATTTCCTTCCAATTTCCATCTTCCTTCTGAAGGATGAAAACACGCGATAGTGGAGGGCCGGTCACCACCCAAATCTTGCTCTTCGGCCCGTCAAATACCCCCAAAATGCGGCCATTGACACTCTCATCCAATTGATTCAAAGGAGGTTTGCGCCGCGTGCTGGCCAGCAATTGTGATTCTTTGGTGGTCCAATCATATTCCAAAAGACCGTTCTCCTCACTCCGACTGGATGGATGCTTCCAGAGGCTGAAGTACAATTTCTTTCCTGCTGAATAAATTTCAGAGGCATCCTGAAATGAACGTTCCTCCCAGGTGCATAAGGCCGTGTCAAAGCGGCTAAGAAACATTTCCATCGGCCTGTTATTACCCGGATATTTACCGTGTAAGACATATACTCCATCCGGAGTAATTGCCATTTTACCGCCTGTGCCGCTGAATCCCACGGGAAACTCTTTGTCCTGCAATTCCGGGAGTGAAACCTTGATCAAACTTCCGCCGGGGCGTCCGTTCCAATTCCCGATCAGCCAAGCCGTATCTCCTGCGACCTTCAGACTGTTGTAGCCAAAC is from Candidatus Methylacidiphilales bacterium and encodes:
- a CDS encoding ABC transporter ATP-binding protein, encoding MNGLNAPHDKDGKNPSKFWSLLAPYLRPYRKWIVLSIALNAFHGIAISFQFLFPKYLIDDVLPAGQVPNGHPYHKLALLLAAYLVASILCRMLAWHIGYRIFTWVRENVILKIRANFFRHINGLCLRFHGKYNSGELFSYLFGSPLSQVQQYLQQMAMNGPGAVLTLVSSIIWVFFWDWMMTLVLLASVVAGVWLMWRTRKRMQKLHRDFQFVESNVSGHVADLIRGSREIKLYSMEAQVMEDFQLQAGVISRKSVERDVKSHMYYMETETATYLFFALLCSVGAWRYLNAGLTLGELQAYLGAFIALQGPMQQLLQISSLRGGAQASLERLNAVLNTVSTTPDPDGHDRQAPERGDIVLRDVHFSYDQIPTLNALNLRIPYGQRLALVGASGSGKSTFAQLLLRFYDPNSGSIEIGGVDIRHCTGAHLRRRFGVVPQDPYFFQTNLRDNLRVVRPDADDERIRRACEQASAWEFISAMPRGLDTPVGEGGTTLSGGQRQRLAIARVLLLDPPYFIFDEATSALDTVSEKLIQESLHRAMAGRTVIFIAHRLATVKNCDRIIVLNKGIIAQDGTYAELSTQPGHFRNMVESDSLRS
- a CDS encoding Gfo/Idh/MocA family oxidoreductase; protein product: MNKRSSTIRIAIIGTGGMANTHAGEFAKIPGCKLVAAADIDAARVKAFAEKHDIPRIFTRAGDLLKNVEVDAVSIVTPDPFHANLAIECLRAGKHVLCEKPLALNHADASRMVAAARKARRIHMVNFSYRNWPAIHGIAKVIQSGEIGEIRHVEASYLQAWLASKVWGDWHNTPALLWRLSSRHGSKGVLGDVGVHILDFATFPVGPISKVYCRLKAFHKAPRNRIGEYTLDANDSATINVEFGNGALGVIHTTRWAGGHANNLTLKIFGAKGGVEFNSEISDNTFRLCSGANLDKCKWKDVKAPRVPNMYQRFIASIRANKQGQPDFIRGAEIQKILDSCFESNKRNQPVKL
- a CDS encoding ThuA domain-containing protein, encoding MNSPIRITVWNEYRHEKKNPKVAAHYPKGMHETIAAFLRPHADVSVRTATLDEPEHGLTDAVLAETDVLIWWGHMAHQEVQDAIVAKVKTRVLEGMGLIVLHSGHYAKIFKALMGTTCSLKWREDNDKERFWNILPQHPIAAGVPDHFELEAEEMYGEPFGIPAPDELIFISWFTGGEVFRSGATWYRGNGRVFYFRPGHETYPTYHNPMVQKVISNAVRWARPTVNIPDICPNSPALEPIPSRKA